The following is a genomic window from Bacillota bacterium.
GTGCGGGTATCTGCTCCTCCCTTGGGTAGAGGGTCATCTCGTATAGGTCGTGGTGGCGCAAGTTGATCCAGCGACCCGTCGACTCCTCTTTGAGAAGGAAAAACCACGCCCAGAAGAAAGCGGAATTGAGTAGTACTGCCACGGCCTTCGCCCGCTCGAGGTCTCGCTCTGCCGTGGCGTGGAGGGTGTTGGCTGGCGACAGAGGTTCCGGGGAGACAAAGGCAACGAGGTAGTTGCCCGGGGAGAATGGGTTGATCCGGTGGTTGACCAGTAGATACGACTGTGTCGCCGTCAGCTCCGCGGTCAGGCGTTGCCAGAATCGGGCGTCTTCGAGCAGGTCCCCGCGGGAGAACCCAGAAGCGCGGGCGATCCGCCCGATCTGCGCGTAGGGTCTCGTGGCGACGTAGTCCCACTTCCCCTTGAGGTTCAAAGTCCGGAGACCGGTGGCCGTCCTGAGGGCGGGAGCGAAGGCGTTTTTCTCAAGAGTGTATGAGATACCGGCTCTGCTACAGGCCCGTACCGTTCTCTCGTCCTCCTCCGCGAACGTGAGATACGCCTGCTCCACCCTGCTCGGGTCACTGTGCCTCGTCAGGAAGAGAAACTTCGACACTCCTTGCGGCACCGGTCGATAACCCTCGCGGAAGTACCCGAAAGGGAACGAGGAGAGGATATTGCGTGCTCTCTCCACGAAGCCAATGAGGAAATCTCGATGCGCGAAGCTCGTTGCGCCGCAGAACCACATGAGGTTGTCAAAGCGTCCGCGGACCTCCTCCCACGGGAATGAAGCGATCTCGACCGGTTCTTCTTCCCGTCGCAGGTCGGTTTGCGTCTTAACGAGCCGGACGACGTGGTCGACATCCTCGGGGGTTAGCGCGTTGAGGTCTTTCCTCACGAGGACGAACTTTACTCGGTGGCTCCGCGGTACGCGTTCCTTCCTGCAAACCACGATTATGTCTCGGTACTCGGCCCACTCGGAAAAGCCGTAATTTACGACAGGCTTCAGGATAAATAAGGGGGTCATGTGTGAGAAGAGCAATTCCCGCACCCTGCGGCTCTCGTTGCCCCGCAGGACGTTCACGGGGAGGACGGCACCGAGCACCCCACCCGGTTTCAGGAACTCATAGGCGAGGGCCATGAAGTGGCCCCAGAGTCCGACCTCGCTACCGCACAGCGGTTCATATCGCTCCAAGTTGACGTAGTCGCCTATCCCCCGCTCGAGCTTAGTGAAGGGTGGGTTCATCAACACCACATCCACCTGAGGCAAGGTCATGTCGAAGACCTCGCCGATACTGGTGAACCCCCTGGCTTCGCCTTCGGGGAAGAGCCAGGCGAGTTGCCTGAGGCCCGTGGTAATGATGTCGTTTTCTGGCTGGAGCGCGAGGCTGTCGGCAAGACCTATCTGGGTGTGACTGATCGTCGTCCGCGGGTCGAGGGCAGCGAGGTTGGCTGCAGTTAGGTGGACGCTGAAGGGCATGATGTCGATACCGAAAATTTCGTCTTCGCAAAACCGGCGGTGCGGGTTGCCTACCTTCCCCTCGTTGTAGTAGCACTCCTTCTTGCGCCTGTACGCGGAGGTTAAGATCGTCCCCGAACCGCAGGCCGGGTCGAACACGAGGGCGTCAAAACGTTCAATACACAACTTCGCCATCAGCTCCGCTGCGACTGGGCGGGTGTAGAAAGCGGCCAGCATTTTCCTGATCCTAGGTGGCATCAGCTCGTGGTAGATCCGACCCGGCAGTTCGTGTTGCACTTCCTCGACTCTCAGGCCCCAGATGATGTCAAAGGTGTCCCTGATGTACTCCTCTTCGAGGGAACCCAAAACGTCGAGGGAGTAGATCGGCCGGTAATTTATGTCTAGAACGCGCCTGAACGCCCGCCGGAGTGAAGATGACGTGACAGGTTGTGGTGGCAGGACATCGGGGTTCGCCGTCCCCAAGAGGCGCAGGAAGAGTATCTGGCTTAGGACAATGTAGGCCGCGAGGAACTTCCCGACTTGCTCCCTTCGTTCGCCTTCGATATTAGCCAGGCCCGCAAACAAGGCTGGGTTCGTTACGAGATCGAGGAGTTGGTCTTCCGTCAAGTGAACCTCCTGCATTAGTGCCTGAATGTGTTGCTTCAGGACTCTTATAGCGAAGACCAGGGAGAAAGCACTGCGTTCCCCGCGGTTCACCCGGGGAAGTATCTCCGTCGCTACTCTCCTCAGGTAATCGGGAAAGGTAAGCGTGCCGACCTCCTCCTGAAAGGTGGGCGTATCCAATAGGCAATACGCCCTGGTGGTGCACAAGAATTCCCACAACGCTTCGTGTCTCGCGGGGACGTGGCGGGCCTCCAGGGGTAGGAAGAGGAGGAGGCCGTGATCCAAGCGACTCTCCCGCTTGTGTCGCAAGTACTGAAGGAAGCCCTGCCTCAGAATAGCCGCGTCATCCCCAATTTTGACTCCGAGTAACCACCTTCGTCCCGCCAGGTCGAACACTATGTCGGGCTCGGAATTGAACGAGACCTCCTGTACAGCGGTCCCGCCTACTTCGCGCACGATCTCCATCAAAACCGGGTAGTAGCTTCGCTCAGTAACCCTCGGTCCCCTCGACATCCTGCTCCTCCTTTCGACAGTTTCCCCCAGAGCCTTCCGATTCAGCGGCAAGAACTCTCGCCCAGGAGAAAGAGTGCTCCTCGAAAAAGGGGTTCTTTCCGGTCAAGTAAAGGGAAATCGTGCCGGAAAGTTATGCAAAAAGCGAAAAAAATGGTTTTCGCTATTCGCTTCAGGCATCTTCCCCGCGATCCTGACATCACAGGGATACACCACTTGCACGCGAAAAACTCTCACGGCCTGCACACCTTACACAGCCTGTACCTCGCCCTCACCGCCTCTTCCCTGTTTCTGAACTCCACCCGGTTCTGTGGGGCTATCTTTTGCGCCCACTCGCAGTCAGGACGGTGAAACACCTTCGACCGCCTGTTGCCCACGTAGGCCGCCTTACCCGCGGGCTTCCCAACCGTCGGGGCCGCGCCCCACAAACCCTTTCCCTTCTCCTGCGCCTCCCGCTGGAGCCTAGTGAACACGTCTGCGTACTTTACGTTGGGCGGTATTGTCATCACCTGGACACAGGGAGAACGCCGCCAAGGATCCGTTGCAGCCCGGCCCCTACCTCAAGGCCCACACGCGGACCTTGAGGGACTCCTCCGCAGGGATCACCTGATAGATGCTCCCGTCCCGACCAACGCCAAAAAACTTTGGATCGTACATTGCGAAGTAATCGCTTTCAGGGACGAATAGGGAATCAAGAAGCTTTCCCTCTCTCGAAAACCTCAGCACTCCCATTCTGAAGCGTTCCAGTCGCACCGGCGGTTTTTCAACCGACACCCACAGATAGAGGTTCCCGAGTCCATCCTCTTCGACAAAGCCGGTACTAGCAAAATGGCTTCTTCGCCTCCGGTCACGCCGTACCGCCCCAGCCGGGCGATGCTGCTGCCTTCAAACCGGGAGATCTCGAGAACCTCCCTCTGATTACCTTT
Proteins encoded in this region:
- a CDS encoding N-6 DNA methylase, with amino-acid sequence MMEIVREVGGTAVQEVSFNSEPDIVFDLAGRRWLLGVKIGDDAAILRQGFLQYLRHKRESRLDHGLLLFLPLEARHVPARHEALWEFLCTTRAYCLLDTPTFQEEVGTLTFPDYLRRVATEILPRVNRGERSAFSLVFAIRVLKQHIQALMQEVHLTEDQLLDLVTNPALFAGLANIEGERREQVGKFLAAYIVLSQILFLRLLGTANPDVLPPQPVTSSSLRRAFRRVLDINYRPIYSLDVLGSLEEEYIRDTFDIIWGLRVEEVQHELPGRIYHELMPPRIRKMLAAFYTRPVAAELMAKLCIERFDALVFDPACGSGTILTSAYRRKKECYYNEGKVGNPHRRFCEDEIFGIDIMPFSVHLTAANLAALDPRTTISHTQIGLADSLALQPENDIITTGLRQLAWLFPEGEARGFTSIGEVFDMTLPQVDVVLMNPPFTKLERGIGDYVNLERYEPLCGSEVGLWGHFMALAYEFLKPGGVLGAVLPVNVLRGNESRRVRELLFSHMTPLFILKPVVNYGFSEWAEYRDIIVVCRKERVPRSHRVKFVLVRKDLNALTPEDVDHVVRLVKTQTDLRREEEPVEIASFPWEEVRGRFDNLMWFCGATSFAHRDFLIGFVERARNILSSFPFGYFREGYRPVPQGVSKFLFLTRHSDPSRVEQAYLTFAEEDERTVRACSRAGISYTLEKNAFAPALRTATGLRTLNLKGKWDYVATRPYAQIGRIARASGFSRGDLLEDARFWQRLTAELTATQSYLLVNHRINPFSPGNYLVAFVSPEPLSPANTLHATAERDLERAKAVAVLLNSAFFWAWFFLLKEESTGRWINLRHHDLYEMTLYPREEQIPALSAVFDEFAEVSFLAFIYQVDQDFDRKYQSYRDSVPRRAEPDFTVAEFIPAEVRLAFDKAVVASLNLPVTEDELLEIYRILAKEMIVTKALARD